The Scheffersomyces stipitis CBS 6054 chromosome 5, complete sequence genome contains the following window.
TCAGCTGTACGgtagaagaaagattcaGGCAGATATTCAGCAATTCTCCACCAGACGCCAttgacttgttgttgaagatcttggtTTATGACCCAGACATGAGAGCCAGTCCCAGAAGAGTATTGGTACATCCGTTCTTCAatgagttgaagaagaaagagttcCAAGTTTATCCGCGTGGCTCTTCGGAACCGATACAACTCAATTTGTTTAACTTCAGCGAGTTTGAATTGTCGTTGTTGGGGTCCTTGAAAGATGAATTGTTAGCGAGATAGATTCCTAACAAGCTGCATGCTCTTGGTCCTGGCGAAGGGCAAGACATATGATTCTGACTCTAGAGACTCACAAAGGGTTGgaattgcttcttcttcctaGACATGGATTCGTTAGCTACCTGATTTTTATACTTCTCTATTTGACCTTTAATTTATGTTTTATTTATCGATGACAAGGAGCTAGATAACTGGTAATCGTAGGCTAGAGCACTTTGTGGTATACTAAAcatgatcttcttgtttcatGCTATACTTCATTGCAAAGTATTCTTGGTTGCTCAGTATACTTGAATTATGCTCTACTACATAGTGGTATATTAATACATAGTATACTTTtacttatatatatttttgTATTATAAAGCATTATTCATAAATGGAATGATTCGTTACACATTTACATATGACGTAGTATACATAGCTACATAGTATTTCATTAATAGGCAATCTTGCATCTAATAGATGTAAAGAATCATTATCACTCCGTCAAGTTATCTTCATAAGTATCATTTACTATTATCTTGTAACTATTATATCTTGTTACTATTATATCATGAACTATATATCAAGTAAATATCATGTAATTAACCATCTTCAACTATATCGAGTATTCTCTACAATGCCAAGCTGTAGCTGTACTCATCTTCGATGTTCTGTGACAACCACAATACAACACAACTCAACATGATACAGCCGTTGCATATTATATTAGAAACACCCATTCCCAACGTAGGAAAGGTATAGtgtttcaacaagaacttcaagatgagCACCATAAACGACCCGGCCAAACCCCCAGCCAACAACGAAAACCCACAGAACAAAATCACTCTGGCAGCCCATGCATTGGTGCCTGATCCACTGCTCAAAaacgagttgttggagtCTACAAACAAATTCGACTTCTCTATCAGGTTCACAATCAACATCCCCAAACTGGAACAAATGAAAGGAATCCAATCGACAAACGTGA
Protein-coding sequences here:
- a CDS encoding predicted protein, with the translated sequence MEHSNHLFRFNASMFKLPKSAKLRSFGVYLSGALYAIGFWSIVDAAIFSKTVNASDVHVTFVDWIPFICSSLGMLIVNSIEKSNLFVDSNNSFLSSGSGTNAWAARVILFCGFSLLAGGLAGSFMVLILKFLLKHYTFPTLGMGVSNIICNGCIMLSCVVLWLSQNIEDEYSYSLAL